A single genomic interval of Kogia breviceps isolate mKogBre1 chromosome 6, mKogBre1 haplotype 1, whole genome shotgun sequence harbors:
- the RASGEF1B gene encoding ras-GEF domain-containing family member 1B isoform X5, protein MYNSITPICFTSPPIEKPIGKESMPQTPPFSAMFDSSGYNRNLYQSAEDSCGGLYYHDNNLLSGSLEALIQHLVPNVDYYPDRTYIFTFLLSSRLFMHPYELMAKVCHLCVEHQRLSDPSGDKNQIRKIAPKILQLLTEWTETFPYDFRDERMMRNLKDLAHRIASGEETYRKNVQQMIQCLIRKLAALSQYEEVLAKISSTSTDRLTVLKTKPQSIQRDIITVCSDPYTLAQQLTHIELERLNYIGPEEFVQAFVQKDPLDNDKSCYSERKKTRNLEAYVEWFNRLSYLVATEICMPVKKKHRARMIEYFIDVARECFNIGNFNSLMAIISGMNMSPVSRLKKTWAKVKTAKFDVLEHQMDPSSNFYNYRTALRGAAQRSLTAHSSREKIVIPFFSLLIKDIYFLNEGCANRLPNGHVNFEKFWELAKQVSEFMTWKQVECPFERDRKILQYLLTVSVFSEDALYLASYESEGPENHIEKDRWKSLRSSLLGRV, encoded by the exons GAAAGCATGCCTCAAACGCCTCCCTTTTCAGCAATGTTTGACAGCAGTGGTTACAACCGGAACCTCTATCAGTCTGCAGAGGACAGCTGTGGAGGGTTGTATTACCATGACAACAACCTCCTCTCCGGATCTCTGGAAGCACTCATCCAGCACTTAGTACCTAATGTGGATTACTATCCGGAT AGAACGTACATATTTACCTTCCTACTGAGTTCTCGGTTATTTATGCATCCGTATGAGCTAATGGCCAAAGTCTGCCACTTATGTGTTGAGCACCAGAGACTAAGTGATCCTAGTGGTGATAAG aatcagataagaaaaattgCACCCAAAATTCTTCAACTCCTGACAGAATGGACAGAAACATTTCCTTATGATTTTCGGGATGAAAGAATGATGAGAAACTTAAAAGATCTGGCTCACCGAATAGCCAGTGGCGAGGAG ACATATAGGAAGAACGTCCAGCAGATGATCCAGTGTCTAATCCGCAAACTTGCCGCGCTCAGCCAGTATGAGGAAGTCCTGGCAAAAATCAGCTCCACGTCAACAGATCGGCTCACAGTTCTCAAGACCAAGCCACAGTCCATACAAAGGGACATTATTACTGTCTGCAGTGACCCTTACACGTTGGCCCAGCAGCTGACTCACATAGAGCTA GAGAGGCTCAATTATATTGGCCCAGAAGAATTTGTTCAGGCATTTGTGCAGAAGGACCCTTTGGACAATGACAAG AGTTGCTACAGTGAACGGAAGAAAACACGAAACTTAGAAGCTTACGTGGAATGGTTTAATCGTCTCAGCTACTTGGTTGCTACAGAAATCTGCatg CCTGTAAAGAAGAAGCACCGAGCAAGGATGATTGAGTATTTCATTGACGTAGCTCGGGAGTGTTTTAACATTGGCAACTTTAATTCCTTGATGGCAATAATCT CTGGCATGAATATGAGCCCAGTCTCTCGACTGAAAAAAACTTGGGCCAAAGTGAAGACAGCCAAGTTTGACGTTCTTGAG CATCAGATGGACCCTTCAAGCAATTTCTACAATTATCGAACAGCTCTTCGTGGGGCAGCACAAAGGTCTTTAACTGCTCATAGCAGCAGAGAGAAG atTGTGATACCATTCTTCAGTCTTTTAATCAAAGATATTTATTTCCTCAATGAGGGGTGTGCCAACCGCCTTCCCAACGGCCATGTCAACTTTGAG aaattttggGAACTGGCCAAACAAGTGAGTGAattcatgacatggaagcaagtGGAGTGTCCATTTGAGAGGGACCGGAAGATCTTACAGTACTTGCTCACAGTATCAGTCTTTAGTGAAGATG CTCTGTACTTGGCTTCCTATGAGAGTGAAGGACCTGAAAACCATATAGAGAAAGACAGATGGAAGTCCTTAAG GTCCAGCCTCCTGGGCAGAGTTTAA
- the RASGEF1B gene encoding ras-GEF domain-containing family member 1B isoform X6, translating to MPQTPPFSAMFDSSGYNRNLYQSAEDSCGGLYYHDNNLLSGSLEALIQHLVPNVDYYPDRTYIFTFLLSSRLFMHPYELMAKVCHLCVEHQRLSDPSGDKNQIRKIAPKILQLLTEWTETFPYDFRDERMMRNLKDLAHRIASGEETYRKNVQQMIQCLIRKLAALSQYEEVLAKISSTSTDRLTVLKTKPQSIQRDIITVCSDPYTLAQQLTHIELERLNYIGPEEFVQAFVQKDPLDNDKSCYSERKKTRNLEAYVEWFNRLSYLVATEICMPVKKKHRARMIEYFIDVARECFNIGNFNSLMAIISGMNMSPVSRLKKTWAKVKTAKFDVLEHQMDPSSNFYNYRTALRGAAQRSLTAHSSREKIVIPFFSLLIKDIYFLNEGCANRLPNGHVNFEKFWELAKQVSEFMTWKQVECPFERDRKILQYLLTVSVFSEDALYLASYESEGPENHIEKDRWKSLRSSLLGRV from the exons ATGCCTCAAACGCCTCCCTTTTCAGCAATGTTTGACAGCAGTGGTTACAACCGGAACCTCTATCAGTCTGCAGAGGACAGCTGTGGAGGGTTGTATTACCATGACAACAACCTCCTCTCCGGATCTCTGGAAGCACTCATCCAGCACTTAGTACCTAATGTGGATTACTATCCGGAT AGAACGTACATATTTACCTTCCTACTGAGTTCTCGGTTATTTATGCATCCGTATGAGCTAATGGCCAAAGTCTGCCACTTATGTGTTGAGCACCAGAGACTAAGTGATCCTAGTGGTGATAAG aatcagataagaaaaattgCACCCAAAATTCTTCAACTCCTGACAGAATGGACAGAAACATTTCCTTATGATTTTCGGGATGAAAGAATGATGAGAAACTTAAAAGATCTGGCTCACCGAATAGCCAGTGGCGAGGAG ACATATAGGAAGAACGTCCAGCAGATGATCCAGTGTCTAATCCGCAAACTTGCCGCGCTCAGCCAGTATGAGGAAGTCCTGGCAAAAATCAGCTCCACGTCAACAGATCGGCTCACAGTTCTCAAGACCAAGCCACAGTCCATACAAAGGGACATTATTACTGTCTGCAGTGACCCTTACACGTTGGCCCAGCAGCTGACTCACATAGAGCTA GAGAGGCTCAATTATATTGGCCCAGAAGAATTTGTTCAGGCATTTGTGCAGAAGGACCCTTTGGACAATGACAAG AGTTGCTACAGTGAACGGAAGAAAACACGAAACTTAGAAGCTTACGTGGAATGGTTTAATCGTCTCAGCTACTTGGTTGCTACAGAAATCTGCatg CCTGTAAAGAAGAAGCACCGAGCAAGGATGATTGAGTATTTCATTGACGTAGCTCGGGAGTGTTTTAACATTGGCAACTTTAATTCCTTGATGGCAATAATCT CTGGCATGAATATGAGCCCAGTCTCTCGACTGAAAAAAACTTGGGCCAAAGTGAAGACAGCCAAGTTTGACGTTCTTGAG CATCAGATGGACCCTTCAAGCAATTTCTACAATTATCGAACAGCTCTTCGTGGGGCAGCACAAAGGTCTTTAACTGCTCATAGCAGCAGAGAGAAG atTGTGATACCATTCTTCAGTCTTTTAATCAAAGATATTTATTTCCTCAATGAGGGGTGTGCCAACCGCCTTCCCAACGGCCATGTCAACTTTGAG aaattttggGAACTGGCCAAACAAGTGAGTGAattcatgacatggaagcaagtGGAGTGTCCATTTGAGAGGGACCGGAAGATCTTACAGTACTTGCTCACAGTATCAGTCTTTAGTGAAGATG CTCTGTACTTGGCTTCCTATGAGAGTGAAGGACCTGAAAACCATATAGAGAAAGACAGATGGAAGTCCTTAAG GTCCAGCCTCCTGGGCAGAGTTTAA
- the RASGEF1B gene encoding ras-GEF domain-containing family member 1B isoform X7 gives MPQTPPFSAMFDSSGYNRNLYQSAEDSCGGLYYHDNNLLSGSLEALIQHLVPNVDYYPDNQIRKIAPKILQLLTEWTETFPYDFRDERMMRNLKDLAHRIASGEETYRKNVQQMIQCLIRKLAALSQYEEVLAKISSTSTDRLTVLKTKPQSIQRDIITVCSDPYTLAQQLTHIELERLNYIGPEEFVQAFVQKDPLDNDKSCYSERKKTRNLEAYVEWFNRLSYLVATEICMPVKKKHRARMIEYFIDVARECFNIGNFNSLMAIISGMNMSPVSRLKKTWAKVKTAKFDVLEHQMDPSSNFYNYRTALRGAAQRSLTAHSSREKIVIPFFSLLIKDIYFLNEGCANRLPNGHVNFEKFWELAKQVSEFMTWKQVECPFERDRKILQYLLTVSVFSEDALYLASYESEGPENHIEKDRWKSLRSSLLGRV, from the exons ATGCCTCAAACGCCTCCCTTTTCAGCAATGTTTGACAGCAGTGGTTACAACCGGAACCTCTATCAGTCTGCAGAGGACAGCTGTGGAGGGTTGTATTACCATGACAACAACCTCCTCTCCGGATCTCTGGAAGCACTCATCCAGCACTTAGTACCTAATGTGGATTACTATCCGGAT aatcagataagaaaaattgCACCCAAAATTCTTCAACTCCTGACAGAATGGACAGAAACATTTCCTTATGATTTTCGGGATGAAAGAATGATGAGAAACTTAAAAGATCTGGCTCACCGAATAGCCAGTGGCGAGGAG ACATATAGGAAGAACGTCCAGCAGATGATCCAGTGTCTAATCCGCAAACTTGCCGCGCTCAGCCAGTATGAGGAAGTCCTGGCAAAAATCAGCTCCACGTCAACAGATCGGCTCACAGTTCTCAAGACCAAGCCACAGTCCATACAAAGGGACATTATTACTGTCTGCAGTGACCCTTACACGTTGGCCCAGCAGCTGACTCACATAGAGCTA GAGAGGCTCAATTATATTGGCCCAGAAGAATTTGTTCAGGCATTTGTGCAGAAGGACCCTTTGGACAATGACAAG AGTTGCTACAGTGAACGGAAGAAAACACGAAACTTAGAAGCTTACGTGGAATGGTTTAATCGTCTCAGCTACTTGGTTGCTACAGAAATCTGCatg CCTGTAAAGAAGAAGCACCGAGCAAGGATGATTGAGTATTTCATTGACGTAGCTCGGGAGTGTTTTAACATTGGCAACTTTAATTCCTTGATGGCAATAATCT CTGGCATGAATATGAGCCCAGTCTCTCGACTGAAAAAAACTTGGGCCAAAGTGAAGACAGCCAAGTTTGACGTTCTTGAG CATCAGATGGACCCTTCAAGCAATTTCTACAATTATCGAACAGCTCTTCGTGGGGCAGCACAAAGGTCTTTAACTGCTCATAGCAGCAGAGAGAAG atTGTGATACCATTCTTCAGTCTTTTAATCAAAGATATTTATTTCCTCAATGAGGGGTGTGCCAACCGCCTTCCCAACGGCCATGTCAACTTTGAG aaattttggGAACTGGCCAAACAAGTGAGTGAattcatgacatggaagcaagtGGAGTGTCCATTTGAGAGGGACCGGAAGATCTTACAGTACTTGCTCACAGTATCAGTCTTTAGTGAAGATG CTCTGTACTTGGCTTCCTATGAGAGTGAAGGACCTGAAAACCATATAGAGAAAGACAGATGGAAGTCCTTAAG GTCCAGCCTCCTGGGCAGAGTTTAA